Proteins encoded by one window of Anaerolineales bacterium:
- a CDS encoding SDR family oxidoreductase has protein sequence MKRFEGKKVIIIGASGGLGGAYARAFAAEGARLTLAARTPTTLIDLAKEIGGSVATVDLTNGEGLNSLRDQVVKTEGQIDVVVNATGFSPRKRLELLTDEEIQRTLNTNLLGAILVTRTFAPDMRRAGGGVIAHMGGYADGRLAFPFFSADVATRAGIMSFSEAVNREYRGTGVTVLFFSPSPAETEAEKPFHPMWRKLGQPVVPVEKVAAALLNAVAKKKKIHIMGGLLPVVFSRLNDIYPRLTEVAMINRYRGILARFLDK, from the coding sequence ATGAAACGCTTTGAGGGAAAAAAAGTCATCATTATTGGGGCATCAGGAGGATTGGGCGGTGCTTATGCGCGGGCGTTTGCAGCAGAGGGGGCGCGGCTAACGCTTGCCGCCCGAACGCCCACCACCCTTATTGATTTGGCAAAGGAAATAGGGGGCAGTGTCGCTACCGTTGATCTCACCAATGGCGAAGGTCTGAATAGCCTGCGCGATCAGGTTGTGAAAACAGAGGGGCAGATTGATGTTGTCGTCAACGCCACCGGATTCAGCCCTCGTAAGCGGCTTGAACTGCTGACCGATGAGGAAATCCAGCGCACGCTCAATACAAATCTTCTAGGGGCAATCCTTGTCACCCGCACCTTTGCGCCGGACATGCGCCGCGCTGGTGGGGGTGTCATCGCCCATATGGGCGGCTATGCCGATGGGCGCTTGGCATTCCCTTTCTTCAGCGCCGATGTTGCCACCCGTGCCGGCATCATGTCCTTCAGCGAGGCGGTCAACCGCGAGTATCGCGGAACGGGTGTCACCGTCTTGTTTTTCTCGCCAAGTCCGGCGGAAACCGAGGCAGAAAAGCCCTTCCATCCCATGTGGCGGAAATTGGGGCAACCTGTTGTTCCGGTAGAGAAGGTGGCGGCGGCGCTTTTGAACGCAGTGGCGAAAAAGAAAAAGATTCACATCATGGGCGGGCTTTTGCCGGTTGTGTTCTCTCGGCTGAACGACATCTACCCCCGCCTGACCGAAGTTGCCATGATCAACCGCTACCGAGGGATTTTGGCGCGGTTTTTGGATAAATAA
- a CDS encoding cupin domain-containing protein, with the protein MTIQNTPKSGVMKLDGAHTGVRVVRSSEHEREYTHGFTRTWGITSETTGTTALSMAYGKLPSGSKAQAHYHPFDTAIYTIAGRALLRFGKDLEYTVDTKAGDFVYIPAFVVHAPESYGDVELEFVVARTAPDDVYFLAGEGPLYEGEGN; encoded by the coding sequence ATGACGATACAGAACACACCCAAAAGCGGCGTAATGAAGTTGGATGGTGCCCATACGGGCGTTCGCGTGGTGCGCAGTTCCGAACACGAGCGCGAGTACACACACGGGTTTACCCGTACATGGGGCATTACCAGTGAGACAACGGGAACAACCGCGCTCAGCATGGCGTATGGAAAGCTCCCCTCTGGCTCAAAGGCGCAAGCCCATTACCACCCTTTTGATACAGCAATTTACACCATTGCCGGACGCGCCCTCCTTCGTTTTGGTAAAGACCTCGAATACACAGTAGATACAAAGGCGGGGGATTTTGTCTACATCCCGGCTTTTGTTGTCCATGCGCCAGAATCCTATGGGGATGTTGAATTAGAATTCGTCGTCGCACGGACTGCCCCCGACGATGTGTATTTCCTCGCTGGTGAGGGTCCTCTTTACGAAGGAGAAGGGAATTAG
- a CDS encoding Ldh family oxidoreductase, whose product MTTITIPIEDARQVAIRIGVRHGLMPPEATLVAEDYLSAELSGIRTHGLLKLIVLPAALQKRLGAPLPLWEHEALMMLDGQREIGPLAARMCVDRAITKAKTHGIAFVGVRNISRYGRLAPYGERLARAGCIGIIANQGGLAIAPPAGITPVLGANPLCLAFPRPNGEPLVIDLSTSNAVWSEVILADVEGRELPPNYFMDAAGVMTTMPSAAYSVDSFAGGRGFALALALEVLCGALLGARLGRAVRDEYDLGYVFIALHAEAFWAHGEDIGSGATAFAATIATLAEDIHHATMRDPHLRGRLPGERSAATYRTAQESGILTIHPRLWERLTHLAEGNA is encoded by the coding sequence ATGACCACGATCACAATCCCCATTGAGGATGCCCGTCAGGTTGCCATTCGCATTGGGGTGAGGCATGGTTTGATGCCCCCCGAAGCAACCCTTGTAGCAGAGGATTACCTTTCCGCTGAACTGAGTGGGATTCGCACACACGGGCTGCTAAAACTGATTGTTCTTCCCGCCGCCCTCCAAAAACGCCTCGGCGCCCCGCTGCCCTTGTGGGAACATGAGGCATTGATGATGCTCGATGGACAGCGAGAGATTGGTCCATTGGCAGCGCGGATGTGTGTTGATCGTGCTATAACAAAGGCAAAGACACACGGAATAGCCTTTGTCGGCGTGCGTAACATAAGCCGCTACGGACGGCTTGCCCCCTATGGTGAGCGTCTAGCGCGGGCGGGGTGTATTGGGATTATTGCCAATCAGGGCGGACTCGCCATTGCCCCGCCAGCGGGCATCACCCCCGTTTTAGGGGCAAATCCGTTGTGCCTTGCCTTTCCCCGTCCCAACGGTGAGCCTTTGGTGATTGATCTATCCACCTCGAACGCCGTCTGGAGCGAGGTGATTCTCGCTGATGTCGAAGGGCGTGAACTTCCCCCAAACTACTTTATGGATGCGGCGGGGGTGATGACCACCATGCCAAGCGCCGCCTATAGCGTAGACTCCTTTGCCGGAGGGCGAGGGTTTGCCCTTGCTCTGGCGTTGGAAGTCCTTTGTGGGGCGCTGCTTGGCGCACGGCTAGGGCGTGCCGTTCGCGATGAATATGATCTCGGTTATGTGTTTATCGCCCTTCACGCCGAGGCGTTTTGGGCGCATGGCGAGGATATAGGAAGTGGGGCAACAGCTTTTGCCGCTACAATTGCCACCCTTGCCGAGGACATTCACCACGCCACGATGCGCGATCCTCACCTGCGGGGGCGGCTGCCCGGGGAGCGTTCCGCGGCGACCTACCGAACCGCACAGGAATCCGGCATCCTAACCATTCATCCCCGCTTATGGGAGCGTTTAACTCATCTTGCCGAAGGGAATGCCTAA
- a CDS encoding cytochrome c maturation protein CcmE, producing MTNTTWEKASVAIPKKSETNLRTLVSGVGFAAILAVVALILVGTLLGGRFFITVNEVVGNNELVGKTVKITGAVLGDTIHFDADTQTITFTVAHITDNAQELEKLGGLAQALTVAVNDRSATRLQVVVRNQPVPDLLQHEAQAIMTGKMGTDGLFYVDELQLKCPSKYQSDVPKQAEKRIG from the coding sequence ATGACCAACACAACATGGGAAAAGGCATCGGTTGCTATCCCTAAAAAGAGCGAAACAAACCTTCGTACCCTTGTTTCTGGCGTTGGGTTTGCGGCAATTTTGGCGGTGGTTGCCCTCATCCTTGTAGGGACGCTCCTCGGTGGGCGGTTTTTCATCACCGTGAACGAGGTGGTTGGCAATAACGAACTCGTCGGCAAAACGGTGAAAATCACTGGTGCTGTCCTCGGTGATACAATCCATTTTGACGCCGATACGCAAACGATCACCTTCACTGTCGCCCATATCACCGACAATGCTCAAGAATTAGAAAAACTTGGCGGGCTTGCCCAAGCACTCACCGTTGCCGTGAATGATCGTTCCGCCACGCGCCTTCAGGTGGTCGTCCGCAACCAACCCGTCCCCGACCTTCTCCAACATGAGGCACAGGCGATTATGACCGGTAAAATGGGGACGGATGGGCTGTTTTATGTGGACGAGCTTCAGCTAAAATGCCCTTCCAAATACCAGAGCGATGTTCCCAAACAGGCAGAAAAGCGGATTGGCTAG